The DNA region CGACCATGATACAGTAAGCGCCGTAAGCTTAGTCGCCGATGAAGCAAACAAATATGATATAGAGGTCGTGCCGGGGATCGAGCTGTCGGCCGATTATAATGGCAGCGAAGTCCATATTCTCGGATATCTTATCGATCATCAGGCAAAAGATTTCCTTGATGAGCTTGAGCTACTTAAGAAGTCCAGGATAAAACGTATATATATGATGTTGGATAAATTAAACACCCTTGGGGTTAATTTATCACCAGATAGCGTATTTGCTGTCGCAGGTTCTGGCACAATCAGCCGTTTACATATTGCAAGGGCAATGCTTAATGAGGGGTTTATTACTTCTATTCAGGAGGCATTTCAGAAATACATAGGCGATAAAGGGCCCGCTTATGTTTCGAGTTTCAGATTAGGGCCTAAAGAGGCAATAGGCTTGATTAAGAGAGTAGGCGGCTTGGCCGTGATTGCTCATCCCTATATTCTTGCAAGCGATAAGCCCATACTTGAATTTATTGAATTCGGCCTGGATGGTATAGAGATTTTTTATCCTGAGCATTCGCAGTCAATGATAAAACATTACCTGAAGTTGGCTGAAGAATATAATTTACTGGCAACAGGCGGTTCTGATTTTCATGGTTCGGCCAAACCCGAAGTTAAAATAGGATGTGTTAAGATCCCGTATCATATAGTCCAAGACATGAGGGACTACAAGAAGGAGCAAGGGGTGTGAATATGGATCATAATCATTTTATGAAGCAGGCATATTTACTTGCTAAAAAAGCTAAAGGCAAGACTTCTCCTAATCCTATGGTCGGGGCATTGGTGGTAAAGGCCGGTAATATAGTCGGCAGAGGGTATCATATCCGCGCCGGACAGCCGCATGCAGAGATTACTGCATTATCTGAGGCAGCTAAATTTTCAAAGGGCGCGACTCTTTATGTTACTCTTGAGCCTTGTGTCCACTTCGGGAGGACGCCTCCCTGTGTAAATTCTATAATCCGCAGCGGGATAAAGAAAGTTGTAATAGGGATGCTGGACCCTAACCCCATAATAAACGGCAGGGGTGTTGAGGCGCTGAAGAAATCAGGCATCGAAGTAGAAGTTGGCTTTCTCCAGCAGGAGTTAAAGCAGTTAAATGAGAGTTTTATAAAATATATAGTTACTCGGCTTCCTTTTATTACTGTTAAGGCCGCAGAGTCACTTGACGGAAGAATAGCTACCCATAACGGAGACTCAAAGTGGATTACTTCGGATAAATCACGTATATTGGCCCACCGTATGCGGGCTAAATATGATGCTGTAATGGTGGGGGTAAATACAGTAATAAGAGATGACCCGAGATTAGATGCCTGGTTTCTCGGTAAGCAGCCGGCAAAGATAGTGATAGACAGCCAATTGAGCACGCCGGAAAATGCCAAGATATTTTCCAATAATTCAGATGTTATTATTGTAACCTTGCCTTCCAAGCCGGGCTTAGAAACAGAGAATAGAAAGATTTTGACCAGAAAAGCCAGGATATTAGAAGTGAAAGAGAAAAACGGGCAGGTTAACCTCCGGGATGCCATGAGAAAGCTCGCTAAAATGAAAATCACCAGTATATTCTGTGAAGGCGGCGGGACATTGATAGGTTCGTTATTTGATGAACAGCTGGTAGATAAGGTCGTCTTTTTTATCAGCCCAAAGATAATCGGCGGTAAAGATGCCATAAGCTCAGTAATGGGAAGCGGGGTTACAAAAATTGATAGGGCGGTAAAAGTCAAGGATATGAAATTAAGAAGAATCGGCGATGATATACTAATAGAGGGTTATATTAAATAAAATGTTTACCGGTATTATAGAGGAACTGGGCGTTGTAAAAAGTTTTTCTAAGACAGGCAGCGTAAGCCTTTTAACTATCAACCAGAATATTATTGGCCAGAATACTAATATCGGGGACAGCATTGCTGTAAACGGCGTGTGCCTTACGGTAGTGAAGAATGAGGCGGGGAGTTTAAGTTTTGAAATGATGCCCATCACCAGCCAAGATACCAATTTAAGAAAACTTTCAGCAGGCGCGAAAGTAAATCTTGAACGCAGCTTAAAGTTGGGAGATAGGCTTTCAGGGCATTTTGTAAGCGGCCATATAGATTGTATCGGGGTCATACGCAGAAAAAAACATATCAGCGGCAATATATGTTTTGAGATTGCTTATCCCGTTCAAAAGGCGGCATATCTGGTGCCTAAAGGCTCGGTTGCAGTTGACGGCATAAGCCTTACTGTAATGGATAAAAAAGCGGATATTTTTGCTGTCCATATTATCCCCCATACGTTTAAGAATACCACACTAAGCTTTAAGGCTGCTTCTGATGAGGTAAATATTGAGTTTGACCTTCTCGCCAAAATAAACAGTTCCGCAGTACCTGTTTCCCGATATTGATAGGTATAAATATTGATAAGAATTTCAATTTTTGCTATACTAAATAATCTCTTAAATACGGGGCGTGGCTCAGTTTGGCTAGAGCGCAGCGTTCGGGACGCTGAGGTCACAGGTTCAAGTCCTGTCGCCCCGATAAAATAAAAAGCATAATAATGTTCTTAAAATCCTTCGCAAGAAAAGCTCTTAATCTATTAGGTTATGATGTAAGCCTCTATAGTTCTAAAGCCATGGTATTAGGCTCGGAATTGCCATTTTTACTCTATTTCAAAAGGGTGTTTGAGTATATAAAAGATAAAGAAGGCGATGTGGTTGAGTGCGGTGTGCATTTTGGAAGAACACTGTTATTCCTATCGCATCTTGTTAAAGATGAAGGAACAGGAAGGAAGATATGGGGATTTGATTCTTTTGAAGGATTACCTGCTTTATCAAAAGAAGATTTAGGCTTACGTCCTCGCAGAAAAGGGGAGCTGTCAGCAGGCAATATCTTAAAAGTTAATAATTTTCTTATTAGCGGCGGCCTGGGCAATGATTTTGTAAGTTCACAAGTTACGCTTATCAAAGGATTTTTTAAGGATAGCCTATCTAAATATACAGGTTCAAAGATAGCCATACTGCATATTGACGCAGATTTATATGATTCATATCTTACCGTGTTGAATGAGTTCTATCCTAAAGTTGTTAGTGGCGGAGTAGTGCTGTTTGATGAATATGTTACCACTAGGGATATGATTTACTGGCCCG from Candidatus Omnitrophota bacterium includes:
- a CDS encoding PHP domain-containing protein encodes the protein MKFVDLHLHSFFSDGTCSPQELVLQAKEAGVSAISVVDHDTVSAVSLVADEANKYDIEVVPGIELSADYNGSEVHILGYLIDHQAKDFLDELELLKKSRIKRIYMMLDKLNTLGVNLSPDSVFAVAGSGTISRLHIARAMLNEGFITSIQEAFQKYIGDKGPAYVSSFRLGPKEAIGLIKRVGGLAVIAHPYILASDKPILEFIEFGLDGIEIFYPEHSQSMIKHYLKLAEEYNLLATGGSDFHGSAKPEVKIGCVKIPYHIVQDMRDYKKEQGV
- the ribD gene encoding bifunctional diaminohydroxyphosphoribosylaminopyrimidine deaminase/5-amino-6-(5-phosphoribosylamino)uracil reductase RibD; amino-acid sequence: MDHNHFMKQAYLLAKKAKGKTSPNPMVGALVVKAGNIVGRGYHIRAGQPHAEITALSEAAKFSKGATLYVTLEPCVHFGRTPPCVNSIIRSGIKKVVIGMLDPNPIINGRGVEALKKSGIEVEVGFLQQELKQLNESFIKYIVTRLPFITVKAAESLDGRIATHNGDSKWITSDKSRILAHRMRAKYDAVMVGVNTVIRDDPRLDAWFLGKQPAKIVIDSQLSTPENAKIFSNNSDVIIVTLPSKPGLETENRKILTRKARILEVKEKNGQVNLRDAMRKLAKMKITSIFCEGGGTLIGSLFDEQLVDKVVFFISPKIIGGKDAISSVMGSGVTKIDRAVKVKDMKLRRIGDDILIEGYIK
- a CDS encoding riboflavin synthase; translated protein: MFTGIIEELGVVKSFSKTGSVSLLTINQNIIGQNTNIGDSIAVNGVCLTVVKNEAGSLSFEMMPITSQDTNLRKLSAGAKVNLERSLKLGDRLSGHFVSGHIDCIGVIRRKKHISGNICFEIAYPVQKAAYLVPKGSVAVDGISLTVMDKKADIFAVHIIPHTFKNTTLSFKAASDEVNIEFDLLAKINSSAVPVSRY